The Parachlamydiales bacterium genome includes a region encoding these proteins:
- the kdsA gene encoding 3-deoxy-8-phosphooctulonate synthase — MHTVKIKSIRIGLDQPLAFMCGPCVIESREHALQSAEFLQKTFAKKNIPLIYKSSYDKANRSSISSFRGLGMDEGLRILETIKKEFDLPIVTDVHTIEEARAAGNVVDILQIPAFLCRQTDLLVAAAETGAVVSVKKGQFMAPWDMGNVVEKIRASGNPNIILVERGASFGYNTLVTDLRSLPIMQSFGVPVCFDATHSVQQPGGLGTITGGQREYVPLLARAAVAAGVQCVFLETHNDPARAPSDAANMLPHHELPALLDQLIAIHAILHTNTPHAQTCAK; from the coding sequence ATGCATACAGTTAAAATCAAATCTATCCGTATCGGCCTCGACCAACCTCTCGCTTTTATGTGCGGACCCTGCGTCATTGAAAGCCGCGAACACGCTTTGCAGTCGGCGGAATTCCTTCAGAAAACTTTTGCCAAGAAAAACATTCCCCTGATCTATAAGTCAAGCTACGATAAAGCCAACCGCTCCTCTATCTCCTCTTTTCGCGGTCTTGGAATGGACGAAGGCCTTCGTATCCTTGAAACGATAAAAAAAGAATTTGACCTCCCTATCGTCACCGATGTGCATACTATTGAAGAAGCACGCGCAGCCGGAAATGTCGTAGACATCCTCCAGATTCCTGCCTTTCTTTGCCGTCAAACAGATTTATTAGTCGCCGCTGCCGAAACCGGCGCAGTCGTCAGCGTCAAAAAAGGGCAGTTCATGGCTCCCTGGGATATGGGAAATGTTGTTGAGAAAATCCGCGCTAGCGGCAACCCTAACATTATCCTTGTCGAACGCGGCGCAAGCTTCGGTTATAACACCCTTGTCACTGATCTGCGCTCATTGCCCATCATGCAGAGCTTCGGTGTTCCTGTCTGCTTTGATGCAACCCACTCCGTGCAGCAACCCGGCGGCTTAGGCACAATCACCGGCGGACAACGCGAATATGTCCCTTTGTTAGCCCGTGCAGCAGTTGCAGCAGGCGTTCAATGCGTGTTCTTAGAAACACATAACGATCCGGCACGTGCTCCTAGTGATGCTGCCAATATGCTGCCCCATCACGAGCTGCCCGCGCTGCTTGACCAGCTAATTGCTATCCACGCAATTTTACACACTAACACCCCACACGCCCAGACATGTGCAAAATAA
- the folK gene encoding 2-amino-4-hydroxy-6-hydroxymethyldihydropteridine diphosphokinase codes for MHKVFIGVGANLGNPQETIAAAERILVKNGAIKAFNSSKLYLTTPVSDIPQPDYLNCAWAFETTLNPLQLLDLLQSIEKELGKIDKPKNAPRLIDLDILLYDDIAYNQPELCIPHPCWKERAFVLIPLVELAHEVKMADGTQLNIQELIAKLPQEALQGVALYNNGHRHAYS; via the coding sequence ATGCATAAAGTTTTTATTGGAGTAGGCGCAAATTTGGGGAATCCGCAAGAAACGATAGCGGCAGCGGAGAGAATTTTGGTGAAGAACGGAGCGATTAAGGCTTTCAACTCTTCTAAACTCTATCTTACAACTCCGGTCAGCGACATTCCCCAACCCGATTATTTGAACTGCGCCTGGGCTTTCGAAACCACATTAAATCCACTTCAACTCCTTGATCTTCTGCAGTCTATAGAAAAAGAATTAGGAAAGATCGACAAACCGAAAAATGCCCCCCGCCTGATCGATTTAGATATTCTCCTTTATGATGATATTGCTTATAATCAACCCGAATTGTGCATCCCTCATCCCTGTTGGAAAGAAAGAGCTTTTGTCCTCATCCCTTTAGTCGAACTGGCCCATGAGGTGAAGATGGCGGACGGCACACAGCTAAATATTCAGGAACTAATAGCAAAACTTCCGCAGGAAGCGTTACAGGGAGTTGCTCTATATAATAATGGACATCGTCATGCATACAGTTAA
- a CDS encoding polysaccharide biosynthesis/export family protein, producing MFRLITLSFLAVAVMIVCSCTKPCYDYAVMGADEFVCDSYKIREGKLMILEMTGKELGELCCSDLLEYRDVIVEDDILNISVYHPKRKDLMQSIQMLNESIGGFKVYHGEVNLPDIPSIMVAGLTLEEAKEVLQNSFREHVQDVELYVTYRDRLQRKVELTGLVGVSTIPVDGKIRLYEVISKAHISPNANLFMSYVMRECCPLPLDLYKLINEGDMSQNIVMRGGDKVFIANPSDATIMVMGEVRIPRAVNCPYGFISLREAIVNAGGIPFTGDLQRIQVIRGNLKCPKIYCLSWDHIVHLPNDSLLLMPGDTVYVSAKPITEWNRFIEQLLPSFSGFRQCYDIYQFAN from the coding sequence ATGTTTCGTCTTATTACACTATCCTTTTTAGCAGTAGCAGTCATGATAGTTTGCAGCTGTACTAAACCCTGTTATGATTATGCCGTCATGGGCGCCGATGAATTTGTCTGCGACTCTTATAAAATACGCGAAGGCAAGTTGATGATCTTGGAAATGACAGGAAAAGAACTAGGTGAACTTTGCTGCAGTGATCTATTGGAATACCGCGACGTTATTGTGGAAGACGACATTTTGAATATTTCGGTATACCATCCTAAACGTAAAGACTTGATGCAGTCCATCCAGATGCTGAATGAGAGCATCGGAGGTTTCAAGGTATATCATGGAGAGGTCAATTTACCCGATATCCCTTCGATCATGGTGGCGGGTCTGACTTTGGAAGAAGCTAAAGAAGTGCTGCAAAACAGTTTTAGGGAACATGTTCAAGATGTTGAACTGTATGTCACCTACCGCGACCGTTTGCAAAGGAAGGTAGAGCTGACAGGACTTGTGGGTGTATCCACCATTCCGGTAGACGGCAAAATACGCCTTTACGAAGTGATTTCAAAGGCACATATCTCCCCCAACGCCAACCTATTCATGAGCTATGTCATGCGTGAATGCTGCCCGCTGCCCCTTGATTTGTATAAGCTTATCAATGAAGGCGACATGTCACAGAATATCGTCATGCGCGGCGGGGATAAGGTCTTTATCGCCAACCCGAGCGATGCAACGATCATGGTGATGGGAGAAGTCCGGATACCGCGTGCTGTCAACTGTCCCTATGGATTCATTTCCCTGCGCGAAGCCATTGTCAATGCAGGAGGAATCCCCTTTACTGGCGACCTACAGCGTATCCAAGTTATTCGCGGCAACTTGAAATGCCCCAAAATCTACTGCCTATCCTGGGACCACATTGTCCACCTGCCTAATGACAGCCTGCTGTTAATGCCGGGGGATACTGTCTATGTAAGCGCTAAACCTATTACAGAATGGAACCGCTTTATTGAACAGTTACTGCCAAGCTTTAGCGGATTTAGACAGTGTTATGATATTTATCAATTCGCCAATTAA
- a CDS encoding RING finger domain-containing protein — MQIETCSFPSEKNKFNLEQCPHCLEDFKQADEITVLACNHILHKTCFEASDSLHFQCSVCKRPYWIEDLFETKFKGKSILNVLHECALQILMPQEDTRKEKVFIGIKQPQIEALVKELLKRIAQENIDDQKIDFCLSKAEEQMDLEHSMKNLNLQPSKETATECWSLLDSFFDDVKYEEICIERNQRLVKRITKKVKKLPFYNKFNFFETMSQNEQDRLLAHANETALGKEIRRWSYVREGITLATITLGFIPLTAHLWYS, encoded by the coding sequence ATGCAAATAGAGACTTGTTCCTTTCCGTCGGAAAAAAATAAGTTTAACTTAGAACAGTGCCCTCATTGTCTGGAAGATTTCAAACAAGCAGATGAGATCACTGTTCTAGCCTGCAATCATATCCTACATAAAACCTGCTTTGAAGCTAGCGATTCCCTGCATTTTCAATGCTCTGTCTGCAAGCGCCCTTACTGGATCGAAGATCTCTTTGAAACCAAATTTAAGGGAAAATCCATTCTAAATGTCTTACACGAATGCGCATTGCAAATCCTCATGCCGCAAGAGGATACCCGCAAAGAAAAAGTCTTTATCGGTATTAAGCAACCTCAAATTGAAGCTTTGGTTAAGGAATTACTAAAACGTATCGCGCAAGAAAATATCGATGATCAAAAAATTGATTTCTGTTTGTCCAAAGCCGAAGAGCAAATGGATTTAGAACATTCGATGAAAAATCTTAATCTTCAACCTTCAAAAGAGACCGCAACGGAATGTTGGAGTCTACTAGACTCCTTCTTTGATGATGTTAAGTATGAAGAAATCTGTATTGAAAGAAATCAAAGGCTCGTTAAGCGCATTACCAAAAAAGTCAAAAAACTCCCTTTCTATAACAAGTTCAATTTTTTTGAAACAATGTCTCAAAATGAACAAGATAGATTATTGGCTCATGCTAATGAAACAGCTCTAGGAAAAGAAATCCGTAGATGGAGCTATGTCCGTGAAGGAATCACTCTAGCTACTATTACTCTTGGTTTTATCCCGTTAACCGCGCATTTATGGTATTCTTAA
- a CDS encoding mechanosensitive ion channel domain-containing protein yields the protein MLEAFCRDQYDAFITNHYYIPFFICIVAFVFAIMAAKAFNKQFLTGDKIFKFRNREVFKVSLDRFRSVTTPFFTLIFLVAGSILSQKIAGNNDVITVIMTFTLLWFILAFLWAVTSNRNLTTLAAILFVTGVVLNFFGVLTPTITLLDAWSLHIGSYTISVYQVLKGALILLVLMLLTRKASDYGQRYIHKLHTINVNTRELLAKLFQATLYFIAVMVLLDLMGVSLTSLTIFSGAVVVGVGFGMQKISSNIISGFMLLFEKTIEIGDIIEMKDGSWAWVRHLGARAALLEGLDGRELIIPNDELITETVTNLTFSHAKLRMEMRVRVPYHVDLEIARRLIWEATLNAPLCSKTTPPDCFLNEFGESGAVFLVHVWTDDVTRGRFRPMSEALFAIWRKLKENGIEIPYHQMDVSLKNRDASAKPASNDAS from the coding sequence ATGTTAGAAGCATTTTGCCGCGATCAATACGACGCATTTATTACAAATCACTACTATATCCCCTTTTTCATTTGCATCGTGGCATTTGTTTTTGCAATTATGGCTGCAAAAGCATTCAACAAGCAATTTCTTACCGGCGACAAAATCTTTAAATTCCGCAATAGGGAAGTATTTAAGGTTTCTCTAGATCGTTTTAGAAGTGTTACCACACCTTTCTTCACCTTAATTTTCCTTGTTGCAGGGTCTATCCTCTCCCAAAAGATTGCCGGAAACAATGATGTGATCACTGTCATCATGACATTCACTCTCCTTTGGTTTATCTTAGCCTTCTTGTGGGCTGTAACCTCCAACCGCAACCTGACAACTTTAGCCGCAATCCTCTTTGTCACGGGTGTTGTATTAAACTTTTTTGGTGTATTGACCCCGACGATCACTCTATTGGATGCTTGGTCATTGCACATTGGCTCATACACAATTTCTGTCTATCAAGTGTTGAAGGGTGCGTTGATCCTGCTGGTATTGATGCTGCTGACGCGTAAAGCCTCTGACTATGGCCAGCGCTATATACATAAGCTGCATACTATCAACGTCAACACTAGAGAACTGTTAGCGAAACTTTTTCAAGCCACGTTATACTTCATTGCAGTGATGGTCCTCTTAGACCTAATGGGCGTAAGCCTTACCTCTCTGACTATCTTTAGCGGTGCTGTTGTCGTGGGTGTCGGTTTCGGGATGCAGAAGATTTCGTCCAACATCATCAGCGGTTTCATGCTTTTATTCGAGAAGACGATTGAAATCGGCGATATCATCGAGATGAAAGACGGCTCTTGGGCATGGGTAAGACACTTAGGGGCCCGTGCAGCTCTCTTAGAAGGGTTAGATGGACGCGAGCTCATCATTCCCAACGATGAGCTGATCACTGAAACTGTAACAAACCTGACTTTCAGTCATGCTAAACTACGTATGGAAATGCGTGTGCGCGTCCCTTATCATGTCGATTTGGAAATTGCACGCCGTCTTATTTGGGAAGCGACTTTGAATGCTCCCCTTTGCAGTAAGACAACACCACCGGATTGTTTTTTGAATGAGTTTGGTGAAAGCGGGGCAGTATTCCTTGTGCATGTATGGACTGATGATGTGACAAGAGGAAGATTCAGACCGATGAGTGAAGCCTTATTTGCGATTTGGCGTAAACTGAAAGAGAACGGAATAGAAATTCCTTATCATCAAATGGATGTTTCACTTAAGAATAGGGATGCTAGTGCTAAACCCGCTTCTAACGATGCATCTTAG
- a CDS encoding ABC transporter permease, with amino-acid sequence MNPNENIASTYWQTIWKQFNKHITGKIGLLIIALFTLVGIYAPFLASSKPLIVQYEGGWYFPLFKYLFFTGFYTKHLDIFFNLLIFTFPFYILALLLFHKTKKAINLSTVIFSVIQCSLFLYLIAYPVKDPASDPSLTLARRTALKGKSVEPTWAFDTQWMNDYAKLNLVLRYKLRQQQHEKLQSLLKTDQKLATLWQTDYDNEQRIVERLKAQGNTEALKWYTDRQAWLEQQSQKINFMVMPLIRDFHWEDDAGGDSTLNHLLPFYELTRINRKDFLSALIFGVRVSLVVGIIAVAISLAIGIPVGAAAGYFGGTADIIISRFLEIWEAMPSFLMLLMIVAIAQSKSIFLVISVIGLFGWTGFSRYIRAEFLKQRNLSYVEACHSLGFGNSRIIFGHILPNAIPPLLTLLPFAVMGAVSSEAGLSFLGLGEEGSCSWGVLMDEGRSVFPGESYLLWPPALLLTILLIATALVGDALRDAFDPKMHR; translated from the coding sequence ATGAACCCTAATGAAAATATAGCATCCACCTATTGGCAGACAATATGGAAACAGTTTAACAAGCATATAACAGGAAAAATCGGATTACTCATCATCGCCTTGTTTACTCTTGTAGGTATTTACGCTCCATTTTTAGCATCCAGTAAGCCTTTGATCGTGCAGTATGAAGGCGGATGGTATTTTCCCTTGTTCAAATACCTATTTTTCACCGGGTTTTACACTAAACACCTAGATATTTTCTTTAATCTGCTGATCTTCACCTTCCCGTTTTATATTTTAGCCCTCCTCCTGTTTCATAAAACTAAAAAGGCTATCAACTTAAGCACAGTCATCTTTTCTGTGATACAATGCTCCTTATTCCTTTATCTGATTGCTTACCCTGTCAAAGATCCTGCTTCTGATCCTTCCCTAACCTTGGCTAGGAGAACAGCCCTTAAGGGAAAGAGCGTCGAGCCAACATGGGCATTCGATACGCAATGGATGAATGACTATGCCAAGCTGAATCTAGTCTTGCGCTATAAACTGCGTCAACAGCAGCACGAGAAATTACAAAGCTTGTTGAAGACCGATCAAAAACTCGCCACCCTCTGGCAAACAGACTACGACAATGAGCAGCGTATTGTTGAAAGGTTGAAAGCACAAGGTAATACTGAAGCTTTAAAATGGTATACTGACAGACAAGCATGGTTGGAACAGCAGTCCCAGAAAATCAATTTCATGGTCATGCCTCTGATCAGGGATTTCCATTGGGAAGACGATGCCGGTGGTGACAGTACCCTTAATCATCTTTTACCATTTTATGAATTGACCCGTATTAACCGTAAAGATTTCCTTTCGGCTTTGATCTTTGGGGTGCGTGTTTCCCTTGTGGTGGGAATTATTGCTGTGGCTATCTCCTTGGCTATTGGCATTCCAGTAGGTGCTGCCGCAGGGTATTTCGGCGGTACTGCTGATATCATCATTTCACGTTTTCTAGAGATATGGGAAGCCATGCCCTCCTTCCTAATGCTTTTGATGATTGTAGCTATCGCACAAAGCAAGTCTATTTTCCTTGTCATCAGCGTCATTGGGCTTTTTGGGTGGACCGGATTCAGCCGCTATATACGGGCAGAATTCCTGAAACAACGCAATCTCTCTTATGTCGAAGCATGCCATTCTCTAGGTTTTGGAAATAGCCGTATTATCTTCGGTCATATCCTTCCCAATGCTATCCCGCCCCTTCTGACATTACTACCATTTGCAGTGATGGGCGCAGTCTCAAGCGAGGCAGGCTTATCTTTTCTTGGATTAGGGGAAGAAGGCTCTTGTTCTTGGGGTGTATTGATGGATGAAGGGCGCTCTGTATTTCCGGGAGAGAGCTACTTGCTCTGGCCGCCCGCCCTTTTATTGACTATCTTGTTGATCGCTACTGCATTAGTAGGAGATGCCTTGCGGGATGCTTTCGATCCTAAGATGCATCGTTAG
- a CDS encoding ABC transporter permease, translated as MGTYILRRLILLPITLFCIILVNFIVLNLAPGEPTTRTEISPEGNASRSQSNSQVFTGDDRYLQFREFYGLTLPILFNTWPSTTQESVDLWLWQIVHEKVSPENPEPLAFKDFQNRRVEMGDRARFIMPKLLHVINDPQADPALRKTAVRFFVRGGSPQAFLGPTLTADQKAYNRKIGKENNFLASFLTPEKLEDLPATAAALTTWYQEHYQEYHFEPSGMELVSVFITQTRFYRYMSRVLTLDFGTLRNDSNKTVFNEVTKRFKYSLTLSVIPMWITLFLCVFFGFLMALRQNKPIDYSLNVLFLVLYATPVFVVAPFLIEKVALHHHFPFTDIPIPLGGFTSREEVYGQLTSWGRLWDTMQHIALPLVALLYGSLAAQTRLSRTAVLEVMRQDYVRTAFAKGLPRSTVYVKHIGRNASITIVTSIAASLGAILGGSLIVETLFQIDGFGKFFYDAIVNRDYNVVMFSALAGAFLSLMGYLIADLSYAFLDPRLKLD; from the coding sequence ATGGGCACCTATATCCTTAGGCGTTTAATCCTACTGCCCATCACATTGTTTTGTATTATTTTGGTCAATTTTATCGTTCTAAACCTAGCTCCCGGGGAGCCGACCACTCGGACGGAAATCTCGCCCGAAGGCAACGCCTCGCGCAGCCAATCCAATTCACAAGTGTTTACCGGCGATGACCGCTATCTGCAATTTCGCGAGTTCTATGGATTGACATTGCCTATTCTTTTTAATACATGGCCTTCGACAACCCAAGAGAGCGTTGATTTGTGGCTCTGGCAGATTGTGCATGAAAAGGTGAGTCCTGAAAATCCGGAGCCATTGGCCTTTAAAGATTTTCAGAACCGACGCGTTGAGATGGGGGATAGGGCACGTTTTATCATGCCAAAACTTCTACATGTCATCAACGATCCGCAGGCTGACCCGGCTTTGCGTAAAACAGCTGTACGTTTTTTTGTCCGAGGAGGCAGCCCGCAGGCTTTTTTAGGCCCCACTCTTACTGCCGATCAAAAAGCTTATAATCGTAAAATAGGCAAAGAGAATAACTTCCTCGCCTCGTTTTTAACCCCGGAAAAACTAGAAGACCTTCCTGCAACAGCTGCAGCCTTGACCACATGGTACCAAGAGCATTATCAGGAATACCATTTTGAACCTTCGGGAATGGAATTAGTTTCTGTATTCATTACTCAAACACGCTTTTATAGGTATATGAGCCGTGTCTTGACTTTGGATTTTGGAACTCTCCGCAACGATAGTAACAAAACCGTATTCAACGAAGTGACAAAAAGGTTTAAATACTCGCTCACCCTCTCAGTCATCCCCATGTGGATAACGTTATTCCTTTGCGTTTTCTTCGGGTTTTTGATGGCCCTCAGGCAAAATAAACCGATAGACTACTCATTAAACGTCCTATTTCTCGTCCTATATGCGACACCGGTCTTTGTCGTTGCGCCCTTTTTAATTGAGAAAGTAGCCCTTCACCACCATTTTCCTTTCACTGATATCCCTATTCCACTAGGCGGCTTTACCAGCAGGGAAGAGGTCTATGGCCAGCTGACTTCCTGGGGACGATTGTGGGATACGATGCAGCACATCGCTTTGCCTTTGGTTGCACTTCTTTACGGTAGTTTGGCAGCCCAAACACGACTTTCCAGGACAGCTGTTTTGGAAGTAATGCGCCAAGACTATGTCCGTACCGCTTTTGCTAAAGGGCTTCCCCGCAGTACCGTCTATGTGAAACATATTGGACGCAATGCCTCCATCACTATCGTCACATCCATAGCAGCATCTTTAGGTGCCATACTGGGAGGCTCGCTCATTGTGGAGACACTTTTTCAAATCGATGGTTTCGGCAAGTTCTTTTACGATGCTATTGTCAACCGAGACTATAACGTGGTGATGTTCTCTGCTCTTGCAGGAGCCTTCCTCTCTTTAATGGGCTATCTTATCGCAGATCTTTCCTACGCCTTTCTAGATCCACGCCTTAAATTGGACTAA
- a CDS encoding ABC transporter substrate-binding protein, with the protein MNREPIGLYIFRYVMGFALLVFMAMLYWSSLLIENDVKGVKQDISQLRTEVERIRIDVLKAMANAPIRNALPQDSSTVSPAVPANPLALAEGKNLLEKDPFYEKTLPQLLGDNFHPSGTYRDSTYGKPENLHPFSGFANVRDIVDRCNIAVAKMRFGIYETMTPYAAERLEERTNPETQLPEFWIFLRNDLFWEPLEQRFFSESIGLSSHFLKKHPVTAHDFKLYWDAIMNPYVSETGAVSARTYYADIDSIEVIDDYTFVVRWKGKDALQADGTTKKMIKYSARQLTGGMRPLASFLYTYFADGTKILEDDQDPDAYRKSSVWAQNFAQHWAKNIVPSCGPWKFDEMTDQRVVLKKNENFFEPLSPLIKTYELTHRPSADASWQEFKAGNVTATVLQPEKITEWENFKNSPMYAKQKSDHFGIDQLNYLNRGYSYVAWNQNKPYFNSRKVRQALTMAIDRKRIISQNLNNLAVEIHGTFFINSLETDRSIQPLPYDPQAARKLLEEEGWSDSDGDGILDKEINGKKVPFSFKLMYYVKNPVTKSTVEYIATTLKEIGVDCQPDGVDVADLSSKIDDKSFDSYLLAWSLGTPPEDPRQLWYSSYAKVKGSSNTVGFANPEADQIINQLDFEYNMERRLQLYHRFDNIIHEEQPYTFLYTPKIIMLYRETLQNVFIPSKRQDLVPGATVNEPDSSIFWLKERN; encoded by the coding sequence AAGTAGAGCGTATCCGCATCGATGTCCTTAAAGCAATGGCTAATGCCCCTATTCGTAATGCCTTACCTCAGGATTCTTCTACAGTATCCCCTGCAGTACCCGCTAACCCCCTTGCCCTGGCCGAAGGCAAAAACCTGCTGGAAAAGGATCCCTTCTATGAAAAGACACTGCCGCAACTACTGGGGGATAATTTCCACCCTTCAGGAACCTATAGGGATTCTACTTATGGTAAGCCCGAGAACCTGCATCCTTTCTCAGGTTTTGCTAATGTAAGGGATATCGTCGACCGTTGTAATATCGCAGTAGCCAAAATGCGTTTCGGCATCTACGAAACGATGACACCGTATGCAGCAGAGAGATTGGAAGAGCGGACAAATCCTGAAACTCAATTGCCCGAATTCTGGATATTTCTTCGCAATGACCTCTTTTGGGAACCTTTAGAACAGCGTTTCTTTAGCGAGAGCATAGGTCTGTCTTCCCATTTCCTTAAAAAACATCCCGTCACAGCGCACGACTTCAAGTTGTATTGGGATGCTATCATGAATCCTTATGTGAGTGAAACGGGGGCTGTCAGTGCACGTACTTATTATGCTGATATTGATTCTATCGAAGTCATAGACGATTATACCTTTGTAGTACGTTGGAAAGGTAAAGATGCTTTACAAGCCGACGGAACGACAAAAAAGATGATTAAATATTCCGCCCGCCAGCTTACCGGAGGGATGCGCCCCTTAGCCTCATTTCTATATACCTACTTTGCCGATGGAACAAAGATCTTAGAGGATGACCAAGATCCTGATGCTTACCGCAAGAGCTCTGTCTGGGCACAAAACTTTGCCCAGCATTGGGCAAAAAACATTGTACCGAGCTGCGGTCCCTGGAAATTTGATGAGATGACCGATCAGCGCGTAGTTCTCAAGAAAAACGAGAACTTTTTCGAGCCTTTAAGCCCTTTGATTAAGACTTATGAACTCACCCATAGGCCTTCCGCGGATGCATCCTGGCAGGAATTCAAGGCGGGTAATGTCACGGCTACAGTGCTACAGCCCGAGAAAATTACTGAATGGGAAAATTTCAAGAATTCTCCGATGTATGCAAAACAAAAGAGCGATCATTTTGGTATCGATCAGCTGAATTATCTGAATAGGGGCTACTCTTATGTCGCCTGGAACCAAAACAAACCCTACTTCAATTCCAGGAAAGTACGCCAAGCCCTGACAATGGCTATCGATCGTAAAAGAATCATAAGTCAGAACTTGAATAATCTAGCAGTGGAGATTCATGGCACCTTCTTTATCAATTCGCTGGAAACAGACAGATCTATTCAGCCCCTTCCCTATGATCCACAAGCAGCACGCAAGCTATTGGAAGAGGAGGGGTGGTCCGATTCTGACGGAGATGGTATTCTCGATAAGGAAATTAATGGGAAAAAGGTCCCGTTCTCTTTCAAACTTATGTATTATGTAAAAAATCCGGTTACAAAATCTACCGTCGAATATATTGCAACGACTCTTAAGGAAATTGGTGTCGACTGCCAGCCGGATGGCGTTGACGTAGCAGACCTCTCAAGCAAGATCGATGATAAAAGCTTCGATTCCTATTTGCTAGCATGGTCTCTCGGAACTCCTCCCGAAGATCCACGTCAGCTCTGGTATTCGTCATATGCCAAAGTCAAAGGCTCATCGAATACTGTCGGATTTGCTAATCCAGAAGCCGATCAGATCATCAACCAACTGGATTTCGAATATAATATGGAAAGGCGCCTCCAACTATACCACCGGTTTGATAATATCATTCACGAAGAACAGCCCTATACATTCCTTTACACCCCCAAAATTATTATGCTCTATAGGGAAACATTACAAAATGTTTTCATCCCTTCAAAAAGACAAGATCTTGTTCCGGGTGCAACTGTCAATGAACCGGATTCATCCATCTTCTGGCTTAAAGAGAGGAATTAG